In a genomic window of Saccharothrix sp. HUAS TT1:
- a CDS encoding ATP-binding cassette domain-containing protein, producing MALPLLDARELVKHYGNVEALRGASFTAHAGEVVALVGDNGAGKSTLVKCLSGVARPDSGTILFDGSPVELDSPVAARSLGIETVYQDLAVAPDLDPAANLFLGRELRRRGLLGRLGVLDKREMRRRAVASFRDLGVSLPDVDVPIGALSGGQRQSVAVARSVVWASRLVFLDEPTAALGVVQRERVLDVVRRVRDQGMAVVLISHNMPEVLAVADRVEVLRLGRRVAGFDAASTTVDELVGAMTGASAREGS from the coding sequence ATGGCGTTACCCCTGCTGGACGCACGGGAGTTGGTCAAGCACTACGGGAACGTGGAGGCGTTGCGAGGCGCCTCCTTCACCGCGCACGCGGGCGAGGTGGTCGCGCTCGTCGGTGACAACGGCGCGGGCAAGTCCACGCTGGTGAAGTGCCTGTCCGGGGTGGCGCGGCCGGACTCGGGCACGATCCTGTTCGACGGGTCGCCGGTCGAGCTGGACTCGCCGGTGGCCGCGCGGTCGCTGGGCATCGAGACCGTGTACCAGGACCTGGCGGTCGCGCCCGACCTCGACCCGGCCGCGAACCTGTTCCTCGGCCGGGAGTTGCGCCGGCGTGGCCTGCTCGGCCGGCTCGGCGTGCTGGACAAGCGGGAGATGCGGCGGCGGGCGGTGGCGTCGTTCCGCGACCTCGGGGTGTCGCTGCCGGACGTGGACGTGCCGATCGGCGCGCTGTCCGGCGGTCAGCGGCAGAGCGTCGCGGTGGCCCGGTCGGTGGTGTGGGCGAGCCGGCTGGTGTTCCTGGACGAGCCGACCGCGGCGCTGGGCGTGGTGCAGCGCGAGCGGGTGCTCGACGTGGTCCGGCGGGTCCGGGACCAGGGCATGGCGGTGGTGCTGATCAGCCACAACATGCCCGAGGTGCTGGCCGTGGCGGACCGGGTCGAGGTGCTGCGGCTCGGTCGGCGGGTGGCCGGGTTCGACGCGGCGTCCACCACGGTCGACGAGCTGGTCGGCGCGATGACCGGCGCGTCGGCGCGGGAGGGGTCGTGA
- a CDS encoding ABC transporter permease yields the protein MNAFKSLSAAMVKGFLRDKMTLFFVFLFPLMFLVVFGLLLGDSGDDKTKIAAVGDGPVLTTLEQTGALELEKHDSADDARRKVDDGDLPAAVVVDGDRVDLFYAASDQVAAGTVLGIVSGVVDKINLSAADVTPRFTLEAKSVEDASLKPIQYLTPGILSWAISISGVFGAALTMVSWRKKQVLRRIRLAPVGAGTVLTSRVLVSIGTALAQGVVFVAVALLPMFGLKLTNQWYLALPLLVLGTTAFFAIGMLVGAFCKTEEAASGAANIVIMPMAFLSGTFFPVENAPAWLQTVSNIFPLRHMNDGMLDVLVRGKGVEALLLPSAVLISFTLVVGFIAAKIFRWED from the coding sequence GTGAACGCGTTCAAGAGCCTCTCGGCCGCCATGGTCAAGGGTTTCCTGCGGGACAAGATGACGTTGTTCTTCGTCTTCCTGTTCCCGCTGATGTTCCTGGTCGTGTTCGGGCTGCTGCTCGGCGACTCGGGCGACGACAAGACGAAGATCGCGGCGGTGGGCGACGGGCCCGTGCTGACGACGTTGGAGCAGACCGGGGCGCTGGAGCTGGAGAAGCACGACTCCGCCGACGACGCCCGGCGGAAGGTGGACGACGGCGACCTGCCCGCCGCCGTGGTGGTGGACGGGGACCGGGTCGACCTGTTCTACGCGGCCAGTGACCAGGTCGCGGCGGGCACCGTGCTCGGCATCGTGTCCGGCGTGGTCGACAAGATCAACCTGAGCGCGGCGGACGTGACGCCGCGGTTCACGTTGGAGGCGAAGTCGGTCGAGGACGCCTCGCTCAAACCGATCCAGTACCTGACGCCGGGCATCCTGTCGTGGGCCATCTCGATCTCGGGCGTGTTCGGCGCGGCGCTGACCATGGTGTCGTGGCGCAAGAAGCAGGTGCTGCGGCGCATCCGGCTCGCGCCGGTCGGCGCCGGGACGGTGCTGACGTCGCGGGTGCTGGTGAGCATCGGCACGGCGCTGGCGCAGGGCGTGGTGTTCGTGGCGGTGGCGCTGCTGCCGATGTTCGGCTTGAAGCTGACCAACCAGTGGTACCTGGCGCTGCCGCTGCTGGTGCTGGGCACGACGGCGTTCTTCGCGATCGGGATGCTGGTCGGCGCGTTCTGCAAGACCGAGGAGGCGGCGTCCGGCGCGGCGAACATCGTGATCATGCCGATGGCGTTCCTGTCCGGGACGTTCTTCCCGGTGGAGAACGCGCCGGCGTGGCTGCAGACCGTGTCCAACATCTTCCCGTTGCGGCACATGAACGACGGCATGCTGGACGTCCTGGTGCGCGGCAAGGGCGTGGAGGCCCTGCTGCTCCCGTCCGCCGTCCTGATCTCCTTCACCCTGGTCGTCGGCTTCATCGCCGCCAAGATCTTCCGCTGGGAAGACTGA
- a CDS encoding ABC transporter ATP-binding protein: protein MTGARIPAVVVADIRKSYGELKAVDGVSFTVAEGEFFGILGPNGAGKTTTLEIVEGLRKPDGGRVTLLGEQPWPRNPELLPRIGVQLQASSFFEKLTAREQLQTFGSLYGVSRRKADEMLELVGLTDKADVQENKLSGGQRQRLSIACALVHDPDLVFLDEPTAALDPQARRNLWDVLRAIQARGKTIVYTTHYLDEAEILCDRVAIMDRGRVLAMDAPATLVRGLDAPTHVVLQKGVLTREAARGITGVEDAQEDEVSLTISTRRPAPVLSALAERGTLDGLQVRTATLEDVFLDLTGREYRA from the coding sequence ATGACTGGGGCACGCATACCGGCCGTCGTGGTAGCCGACATCAGAAAGAGCTACGGCGAGCTGAAGGCGGTGGACGGGGTCTCGTTCACCGTCGCCGAGGGGGAGTTCTTCGGCATCCTGGGGCCGAACGGGGCGGGCAAGACCACCACGCTGGAGATCGTCGAAGGGCTGCGCAAGCCCGACGGCGGCCGGGTGACGCTGCTCGGCGAGCAGCCGTGGCCGCGCAACCCCGAACTGCTGCCGCGCATCGGCGTGCAGCTCCAGGCGTCGAGCTTCTTCGAGAAGCTGACCGCCCGCGAGCAGCTGCAGACGTTCGGCTCGCTGTACGGCGTCAGCAGGCGCAAGGCCGACGAGATGCTGGAGCTGGTCGGCCTGACCGACAAGGCCGACGTGCAGGAGAACAAGCTCTCCGGCGGCCAGCGGCAGCGGCTGTCGATCGCGTGCGCCCTCGTGCACGACCCGGACCTCGTCTTCCTGGACGAGCCGACCGCCGCGCTCGACCCGCAGGCCCGCCGCAACCTGTGGGACGTGCTGCGCGCCATCCAGGCCAGGGGCAAGACCATCGTCTACACGACGCACTACCTGGACGAGGCCGAGATCCTGTGCGACCGGGTGGCGATCATGGACCGGGGTCGCGTCCTGGCGATGGACGCGCCCGCGACGTTGGTGCGCGGTCTCGACGCGCCCACGCACGTGGTGCTGCAGAAGGGCGTGCTGACGCGTGAGGCCGCGCGGGGCATCACCGGCGTCGAGGACGCCCAGGAGGACGAGGTCTCGCTGACCATCTCCACCCGCAGGCCCGCGCCGGTGCTGTCGGCGCTCGCCGAGCGGGGCACCCTGGACGGGCTCCAGGTGCGCACCGCCACGTTGGAGGACGTGTTCCTCGACCTGACCGGACGGGAGTACCGCGCGTGA
- a CDS encoding GH92 family glycosyl hydrolase, with protein sequence MSSPDPVESVDTFIGTQDEGNTFPGASMPFGKAHSSPIGSHYAGYRYDDPVIRGFGHFFLSGAGCWEQGGLVSILPTTGLPGSFDHRRYGAAYTHEGEVGRPGYYRVRLGSGIEVETTATTRTGVERFSFPAGVTPHVLVNVGQANDKEPVSASSVRVVDDRTLAGTVVAQAFCGGKPYTTHFTTTFDRPFRTTGNWGGEAGRAGLRGQWVTFDSGPVTVATALSQVDAEGAAKNLGEARGRSFDELRAAAQEAWRRELSSVEVTAGGTDRTVFYTALYHVLLQPLTGNDVDGRYRGFDGRVHTADDWTYYEYFSLWDTYRAQNQLLALLRPGRARDVARSVLAVHEQGGWLPRWAYANQETNTMTGDPVTPFLVDLWRFGALEGLEEQAYQALWQNATGVPPASSPFEGRAGNPLYLANGFVQHDPHFPKKGQDVDPHHGASATLEYALADASLSIMARALGHGDDAEALRGRALNYRVLWDRAVSDRGFTGFPRPKLGDGRWLDPYGPQGQDGFHEGTAWQYQWLAQQDVAGLVGLLGGPDAARARLDDFFAYPDLVADPAGAVREHWVVGPYDYYDQFRYNPNNEPDLHVPWMYALMGQPWKTSAVVRAAQTLFVAGPSGVTGNDDLGQMSAWYVFSALGLYPVTPGTGQFVLNAPRFERAVVHLEDGRDVTITAAGADPAVLQYVRSLDVDGVSSDRAFVDLELLRSGARLDHTLTVDPDEATWATGPSSAPPSVCTGEHVS encoded by the coding sequence ATGAGCAGCCCTGACCCGGTCGAGTCGGTGGACACGTTCATCGGCACCCAGGACGAGGGGAACACGTTCCCCGGCGCGTCGATGCCGTTCGGCAAGGCGCACTCCAGCCCGATCGGCTCGCACTACGCGGGCTACCGGTACGACGACCCGGTCATCCGCGGGTTCGGCCACTTCTTCCTGTCCGGGGCGGGGTGCTGGGAGCAGGGCGGGCTGGTGTCGATCCTGCCGACCACCGGCCTGCCGGGCAGCTTCGACCACCGCCGCTACGGCGCCGCGTACACCCACGAGGGCGAGGTCGGCCGACCCGGCTACTACCGCGTCCGGCTGGGGTCCGGCATCGAGGTGGAGACGACGGCGACCACCCGGACCGGCGTCGAGCGGTTCTCGTTCCCGGCGGGGGTGACGCCGCACGTGCTGGTGAACGTGGGGCAGGCCAACGACAAGGAACCGGTGTCCGCCAGCAGCGTGCGGGTGGTGGACGACCGGACGCTCGCCGGGACCGTGGTCGCGCAGGCGTTCTGCGGCGGCAAGCCGTACACGACGCACTTCACCACGACGTTCGACCGGCCGTTCAGGACGACCGGGAACTGGGGCGGCGAGGCGGGCCGCGCGGGGCTGCGCGGCCAGTGGGTGACGTTCGACAGCGGCCCGGTGACGGTGGCGACCGCGCTCTCGCAGGTCGACGCCGAGGGCGCGGCGAAGAACCTCGGCGAGGCCAGGGGCAGGTCGTTCGACGAGCTGCGCGCGGCGGCGCAGGAGGCGTGGCGGCGGGAGCTGTCGAGCGTCGAGGTCACCGCCGGCGGGACCGACCGCACGGTCTTCTACACCGCGCTCTACCACGTGCTGCTGCAGCCGCTGACCGGCAACGACGTGGACGGCCGGTACCGCGGGTTCGACGGTCGCGTGCACACCGCCGACGACTGGACGTACTACGAGTACTTCTCGCTCTGGGACACCTACCGGGCGCAGAACCAGCTGCTGGCGCTGCTGCGACCGGGGCGGGCCCGGGACGTCGCGCGGTCCGTGCTGGCGGTGCACGAGCAGGGCGGCTGGCTGCCCCGCTGGGCGTACGCCAACCAGGAGACCAACACCATGACCGGCGACCCGGTCACCCCGTTCCTGGTCGACCTGTGGCGGTTCGGCGCGCTGGAGGGCTTGGAGGAGCAGGCGTACCAGGCGCTGTGGCAGAACGCGACCGGCGTGCCGCCGGCGTCGTCGCCGTTCGAGGGGCGGGCGGGCAACCCGCTGTACCTGGCGAACGGGTTCGTGCAGCACGACCCGCACTTCCCCAAGAAGGGGCAGGACGTCGACCCGCACCACGGCGCGTCGGCGACCCTGGAGTACGCGCTGGCCGACGCCTCGCTGTCGATCATGGCCCGGGCGCTGGGGCACGGCGACGACGCGGAGGCGTTGCGCGGGCGCGCGCTGAACTACCGGGTGCTGTGGGACCGCGCGGTGTCCGACCGCGGGTTCACCGGCTTCCCCCGGCCGAAGCTCGGCGACGGCCGGTGGCTGGACCCGTACGGCCCGCAGGGCCAGGACGGCTTCCACGAGGGCACGGCGTGGCAGTACCAGTGGCTGGCGCAGCAGGACGTCGCCGGCCTGGTGGGGCTGCTCGGCGGCCCGGACGCGGCGCGGGCCAGGCTGGACGACTTCTTCGCCTACCCGGACCTGGTCGCGGACCCGGCCGGCGCGGTCCGCGAGCACTGGGTCGTCGGGCCCTACGACTACTACGACCAGTTCCGGTACAACCCGAACAACGAGCCCGACCTGCACGTGCCGTGGATGTACGCGCTCATGGGCCAACCGTGGAAGACGTCGGCGGTGGTGCGGGCGGCGCAGACGTTGTTCGTGGCCGGGCCGAGCGGTGTGACGGGCAACGACGACCTGGGGCAGATGTCGGCCTGGTACGTGTTCAGCGCGCTCGGCCTGTACCCGGTGACGCCGGGCACCGGGCAGTTCGTGCTGAACGCGCCGAGGTTCGAGCGGGCGGTGGTCCACCTGGAGGACGGCCGTGACGTCACGATCACCGCCGCCGGCGCGGACCCCGCGGTGCTCCAGTACGTGCGGTCCCTGGACGTGGACGGCGTGTCATCGGATCGGGCCTTTGTGGACCTCGAACTGCTGAGGTCGGGCGCCCGCCTCGACCACACCCTCACCGTCGACCCGGACGAGGCGACGTGGGCCACCGGTCCGTCGTCCGCGCCGCCCTCCGTCTGCACCGGTGAGCACGTGTCGTAG
- a CDS encoding MTH1187 family thiamine-binding protein: protein MLIAFSVSPLGGESDGVAAAVAEAVRVVRESGLPNETNAMFTLVEGEWDEVMAVVKRAAEAVQAHAPRVSLVLKADIRPGYEGQLTAKVERVERHLADDLP, encoded by the coding sequence GTGCTCATCGCGTTCAGCGTCAGCCCGCTCGGCGGGGAGTCCGACGGGGTGGCGGCGGCGGTCGCCGAGGCCGTCCGGGTGGTCCGGGAGTCCGGTCTGCCGAACGAGACCAACGCCATGTTCACCCTGGTCGAGGGCGAGTGGGACGAGGTGATGGCGGTGGTGAAGAGGGCGGCGGAGGCCGTGCAGGCGCACGCGCCCCGGGTCAGCCTGGTGCTCAAGGCGGACATCCGGCCCGGCTACGAGGGGCAGCTCACGGCCAAGGTGGAACGGGTCGAGCGGCACCTCGCCGACGACCTGCCGTGA
- a CDS encoding MarR family winged helix-turn-helix transcriptional regulator produces MTSQPLPFDPIARAAELWEKRIGPSTAMAAVTSVMRVQQIIQSAVDAALKPHGLTFARFEALVLLTFARTGSLPMRVMGERLQLHPTSVTNIVDRLEADGLVRRNPHPTDRRTTLVEITEAGHARREAATEAVTSVEFGLRGLTDRQTGQLTELLAKVRRAVGDFED; encoded by the coding sequence ATGACGTCCCAGCCGCTGCCGTTCGACCCCATCGCGCGCGCCGCCGAGCTGTGGGAGAAGCGGATCGGACCGTCGACGGCGATGGCGGCGGTCACGAGCGTCATGCGAGTACAGCAGATCATCCAGTCCGCCGTGGACGCTGCCCTCAAACCGCACGGGTTGACGTTCGCGCGGTTCGAGGCGCTGGTGCTGTTGACGTTCGCGCGCACGGGCAGCCTGCCCATGCGGGTGATGGGCGAGCGCCTGCAACTGCACCCGACGAGCGTCACGAACATCGTGGACCGGTTGGAAGCCGACGGGCTCGTGCGCCGCAACCCGCACCCCACCGACCGGCGCACCACGCTGGTGGAGATCACCGAAGCCGGGCACGCCCGGCGCGAGGCCGCCACCGAGGCCGTGACGAGCGTCGAGTTCGGCCTGCGCGGGTTGACCGACCGGCAGACCGGGCAGCTGACCGAGCTGCTGGCGAAGGTCCGCCGCGCGGTCGGCGACTTCGAGGACTGA
- a CDS encoding DUF3817 domain-containing protein, translating to MFSSAVGRFRLLALAEAVSWAGLLVGMFFKYVVVGNEIGVKVFGPLHGAIFVGYVLVTLMLAHRWDRKTLLLGLVASIPPFGTVIFERWANRTGRLDEAQTAKD from the coding sequence ATGTTTAGCAGCGCTGTTGGTCGGTTCAGGCTCCTCGCGCTGGCCGAGGCGGTGTCGTGGGCCGGGCTGTTGGTCGGCATGTTCTTCAAGTACGTGGTGGTCGGGAACGAGATCGGCGTGAAGGTGTTCGGGCCGCTGCACGGCGCGATCTTCGTCGGCTACGTCCTGGTCACGCTGATGCTGGCGCACCGCTGGGACCGCAAGACGCTGCTCCTCGGCCTGGTCGCGAGCATCCCGCCGTTCGGCACGGTGATCTTCGAGCGCTGGGCCAACCGCACCGGTCGGCTGGACGAGGCTCAGACCGCGAAGGACTGA
- a CDS encoding class I mannose-6-phosphate isomerase, which produces MSSDTQPVALEANQPRQFYLGGAAIAAFRRRDDADGGPEDWVGSTTAQFGKDEAGLSRLPDGRLLRDAVAADPVTWLGERHAAEFGADTALLVKLLDAGQRLPVHCHPSDAFAATHLGCRHGKTEAWIVIGTSGPDPTVHIGFREDVPAAVAAEWVSTQDSAAMLRALNPVRVSPGDTVFVPAGVPHAIGEGVFIVELQQPTDFSVTLEWQGFLADAEAGHLGLGYDKALDCLERRAQSPDDLVRRTQALTGESVDLFDAQADPFFRADRLHVSGTAALEPSFGVYVVLEGAGTLGPVAVHRGSTVVVPHAAGEVVVTGDVVAIRCRPPVV; this is translated from the coding sequence ATGAGTTCCGACACCCAGCCCGTCGCGCTGGAGGCCAACCAGCCCCGGCAGTTCTACCTGGGCGGTGCGGCCATCGCGGCGTTCCGGAGGCGGGACGACGCCGACGGCGGGCCGGAGGACTGGGTCGGGTCGACCACCGCGCAGTTCGGCAAGGACGAGGCCGGGCTGTCCCGCTTGCCGGACGGCCGCCTGCTGCGCGACGCGGTGGCGGCGGACCCGGTGACCTGGCTCGGCGAGCGGCACGCGGCGGAGTTCGGCGCGGACACCGCGCTGCTGGTCAAGCTGCTCGACGCCGGGCAGCGGCTGCCGGTGCACTGCCACCCGTCCGACGCGTTCGCGGCCACCCACCTCGGCTGCCGGCACGGCAAGACCGAGGCGTGGATCGTCATCGGCACGTCCGGCCCGGACCCGACGGTGCACATCGGCTTCCGCGAGGACGTGCCCGCCGCCGTGGCCGCCGAGTGGGTGTCCACCCAGGACTCGGCCGCGATGCTCCGGGCGTTGAACCCGGTCCGGGTCTCCCCCGGCGACACGGTGTTCGTGCCCGCGGGCGTGCCGCACGCGATCGGCGAGGGCGTGTTCATCGTGGAGCTGCAGCAGCCGACGGACTTCTCGGTCACGCTGGAGTGGCAGGGGTTCCTGGCCGACGCCGAGGCCGGGCACCTGGGGCTGGGCTACGACAAGGCGCTGGACTGCCTGGAGCGCCGCGCCCAGTCGCCCGACGACCTGGTGCGCCGGACGCAGGCGCTCACCGGCGAGTCGGTGGACCTGTTCGACGCCCAGGCCGACCCGTTCTTCCGCGCCGACCGGCTGCACGTGTCGGGCACGGCGGCGCTGGAGCCCTCGTTCGGCGTCTACGTGGTGCTGGAGGGCGCCGGCACGCTGGGTCCCGTCGCGGTGCACCGGGGCAGCACGGTGGTCGTGCCGCACGCGGCGGGTGAGGTCGTGGTGACCGGCGACGTCGTCGCCATCCGGTGCAGGCCGCCAGTGGTGTAG
- a CDS encoding LacI family DNA-binding transcriptional regulator has protein sequence MNDVARLAGVSIKTVSRVVNDEAGVHPATAERVLAAIDQLGFRRNLSARNLRRGSSTGTVGLVLEDVGNPFYSGVTRAVEEIARLRGRQVITGSSDEDPARERELSLEFCSRRVDGLLIVPAGLQHGYLVPEMRAGTPVVFLDRPAGDVVADTVLVDNIGGTAEAVAHLASFGHRRIAFIGDAPDIFTANERLRGYREGCVRAGIGYHESLVVMGPHDEESVREALRGLAGAADPATAVVTGNNRITVHAVRALAGSAVRPALVGFDDFELADLLSPPVSVIAHDASALGKAAADLLFARLDGDGSPPRRVVLPVRLVARGSGEVRA, from the coding sequence ATGAACGACGTGGCGCGGCTGGCGGGCGTCAGCATCAAGACCGTCTCGCGCGTGGTGAACGACGAGGCAGGCGTGCACCCGGCCACCGCCGAGCGGGTGCTCGCGGCGATCGACCAGCTCGGCTTCCGGCGCAACCTCAGCGCGCGCAACCTGCGGCGCGGCTCGTCGACCGGCACGGTCGGCCTGGTGCTGGAGGACGTCGGCAACCCGTTCTACTCGGGGGTGACGCGCGCGGTCGAGGAGATAGCGCGGCTGCGCGGCAGGCAGGTCATCACCGGCTCGTCGGACGAGGACCCGGCGCGGGAGCGGGAGCTGTCGCTGGAGTTCTGCTCGCGGCGGGTGGACGGGCTGCTGATCGTGCCCGCCGGGTTGCAGCACGGGTACCTGGTGCCGGAGATGCGGGCGGGCACGCCCGTGGTGTTCCTGGACCGGCCCGCGGGCGACGTGGTGGCCGACACCGTGCTGGTGGACAACATCGGCGGCACCGCCGAGGCGGTCGCGCACCTGGCGTCGTTCGGGCACCGGCGGATCGCGTTCATCGGCGACGCCCCGGACATCTTCACCGCCAACGAGCGCCTGCGCGGCTACCGCGAGGGGTGCGTGCGGGCCGGCATCGGCTACCACGAGTCGCTGGTGGTCATGGGGCCGCACGACGAGGAGTCGGTGCGCGAGGCGTTGCGGGGCCTGGCCGGGGCCGCCGACCCGGCGACCGCCGTGGTGACCGGCAACAACCGGATCACCGTGCACGCGGTGCGCGCGCTGGCGGGCAGCGCGGTCCGGCCCGCCCTGGTGGGCTTCGACGACTTCGAGCTGGCCGACCTGCTGTCGCCACCGGTGAGCGTGATCGCGCACGACGCGAGCGCGCTCGGCAAGGCGGCGGCCGACCTGCTCTTCGCCCGGCTGGACGGCGACGGCTCACCACCGCGCCGCGTCGTCCTGCCGGTTCGCTTGGTGGCCCGTGGATCAGGAGAGGTACGCGCATGA
- a CDS encoding ABC transporter permease, which translates to MTAAGSRTAVRRLFGANTLWIAVVLLVLVAVFGALRPDAVLTVFTLQTTLVETSVLLVLSVGMTYVIVTAGIDLSVGSVLVFSGVTSAMAMNALHGGDATGAGWGVVLVGLLVALLSGAAWGLLNGVLVARAGLPPLIVTLGSFGAALGAGQLLSDGSNVAGVPDVLGDALGTGTWFGVPNLVLSAAAVTAVGALVLGTTVFGRHTYAIGSNEEAARRAGIPVTGHLVKVYLLAGVLAGLAGFMALAYFRVASITGHDTDNLNAVAAVVLGGTSLFGGAGSVVGTVLGVFIPAVLRKGFVIVGVNVYWQPIAVALVLVAAVWFDQSRRRARDKR; encoded by the coding sequence GTGACCGCGGCCGGGTCCCGGACGGCCGTGCGGCGGTTGTTCGGCGCGAACACGCTGTGGATCGCGGTGGTGCTGCTGGTGCTGGTCGCGGTGTTCGGCGCGCTGCGGCCGGACGCCGTGCTGACGGTGTTCACGCTGCAGACGACGCTGGTCGAGACGTCGGTGCTGCTGGTGCTGTCGGTCGGCATGACGTACGTGATCGTCACCGCCGGGATCGACCTGTCCGTCGGCTCGGTGCTGGTGTTCTCCGGCGTCACGTCGGCCATGGCGATGAACGCGCTGCACGGCGGCGACGCGACCGGCGCCGGGTGGGGCGTGGTGCTCGTCGGCCTGCTGGTGGCCCTGCTGTCCGGTGCGGCGTGGGGCCTGCTGAACGGCGTGCTCGTCGCCCGCGCCGGCCTGCCGCCGCTGATCGTGACGCTCGGGTCGTTCGGCGCGGCGCTCGGGGCCGGGCAGCTGCTGTCCGACGGGTCGAACGTGGCCGGCGTGCCGGACGTGCTGGGCGACGCGCTGGGCACCGGGACGTGGTTCGGCGTGCCGAACCTGGTGCTGTCGGCCGCCGCCGTGACCGCGGTCGGCGCGCTGGTGCTGGGCACGACGGTGTTCGGGCGGCACACGTACGCCATCGGCTCCAACGAGGAGGCCGCCCGGCGGGCGGGCATCCCGGTGACCGGGCACCTGGTCAAGGTGTACCTGCTCGCGGGCGTGCTGGCGGGGTTGGCCGGGTTCATGGCGCTGGCCTACTTCCGGGTCGCGTCGATCACCGGGCACGACACCGACAACCTCAACGCCGTCGCCGCCGTGGTGCTCGGCGGCACCAGCCTGTTCGGCGGCGCGGGGTCGGTCGTCGGCACGGTGCTCGGGGTGTTCATCCCGGCCGTGCTGCGCAAGGGGTTCGTGATCGTCGGCGTGAACGTGTACTGGCAGCCGATCGCGGTGGCGCTGGTCCTGGTGGCGGCCGTGTGGTTCGACCAGTCGCGGAGAAGGGCTCGCGACAAGCGCTAG
- a CDS encoding phosphotransferase → MREIRALVTVRGRYVGAAEPFAVDSPWWNHVEPVTAHLDRALGVPTSVLRLVDVRGGAVTYQVEADRVPERGLSRVGDHEFPDHPLRLPWARPGGPAALVAWARRHVDVTGPPVQVKTWNLSCLYRLPTARGTAWAKATPPFLVDEAGVIGLVASVDPALVPAVIAAEPGRVLLEDAPGEDCRRPAPDVVERIVPRWVAAQAALAGPPRVRECEVRVPDFGLPSTLLHGDFHPGNWRSGGVVLDWGGAYWGHPALDAGRLIGFVAPEFRPSIERAWVDAWLEHYPSSDPVGALRHARPASHLLGARIYQGFLDSIEPSEQVYHRDDPAEELARAQSFAV, encoded by the coding sequence GTGCGGGAGATCAGGGCGCTGGTGACGGTCCGCGGTCGGTACGTCGGCGCGGCCGAGCCGTTCGCGGTGGACAGCCCGTGGTGGAACCACGTCGAGCCGGTGACCGCGCACCTCGACCGCGCGCTGGGCGTGCCGACGAGCGTGCTGCGGCTGGTGGACGTCCGGGGCGGTGCGGTGACGTACCAGGTGGAGGCCGACCGCGTGCCGGAGCGGGGGTTGTCCCGGGTGGGGGACCACGAGTTCCCGGACCACCCGCTGCGGCTGCCGTGGGCGCGTCCCGGCGGGCCGGCGGCGCTGGTGGCGTGGGCCCGGCGGCACGTCGACGTGACCGGACCGCCCGTGCAGGTGAAGACGTGGAACCTGTCGTGCCTGTACCGGCTGCCGACCGCGCGCGGGACCGCGTGGGCGAAGGCCACCCCGCCGTTCCTGGTGGACGAGGCCGGGGTGATCGGGCTGGTGGCGTCGGTCGACCCGGCGCTCGTGCCCGCGGTGATCGCGGCGGAGCCCGGTCGGGTGCTGCTGGAAGACGCGCCCGGCGAGGACTGCCGGCGACCCGCGCCCGACGTCGTCGAGCGGATCGTGCCGCGGTGGGTGGCGGCGCAGGCGGCGTTGGCCGGTCCGCCGCGGGTGCGGGAGTGCGAGGTGCGGGTGCCGGACTTCGGGTTGCCGTCGACGTTGCTGCACGGCGACTTCCACCCGGGCAACTGGCGTTCCGGCGGCGTCGTGCTCGACTGGGGTGGCGCGTACTGGGGGCACCCGGCGCTGGACGCGGGGCGGCTGATCGGGTTCGTGGCGCCGGAGTTCCGGCCGTCGATCGAGCGGGCGTGGGTCGACGCGTGGCTGGAGCACTACCCGTCGAGCGACCCGGTGGGCGCGCTGCGGCACGCCCGGCCGGCGTCGCACCTGCTCGGGGCGCGGATCTACCAGGGGTTCCTGGACAGCATCGAGCCGAGCGAGCAGGTGTACCACCGCGACGACCCAGCGGAGGAGCTGGCGCGCGCTCAGTCCTTCGCGGTCTGA